A part of Sulfurifustis variabilis genomic DNA contains:
- a CDS encoding GlcG/HbpS family heme-binding protein: MRMTRFLAVVAAALTVPALAAEDEGPVTMPIHRLSMDIAVKLATATIDACRKEGLNVAVTVVDRGGHPQVVLRDTLGMDLTLTISRQKAYTAMSFNTPTSQLEGRWSGAYSVPKVDGVIIAAGGLPITGGGAILGGVGVSGAPSGEQDEKCARAGMDAIAFELETVGS, encoded by the coding sequence ATGAGAATGACGCGTTTTCTCGCCGTCGTTGCGGCGGCGCTGACCGTCCCCGCCCTGGCCGCCGAGGACGAAGGGCCGGTAACGATGCCGATCCACCGTCTCTCGATGGACATCGCCGTGAAGCTCGCGACGGCGACGATCGATGCCTGCCGCAAGGAGGGCCTCAATGTCGCGGTCACGGTCGTCGACCGCGGCGGACATCCGCAGGTGGTGCTGCGCGACACGCTCGGCATGGATCTCACCCTGACCATCAGCCGGCAGAAGGCCTACACCGCGATGTCGTTCAACACGCCGACGTCGCAGCTCGAGGGCCGCTGGAGCGGTGCCTACTCGGTCCCGAAGGTCGACGGCGTGATCATCGCCGCGGGCGGCCTGCCGATCACCGGGGGCGGCGCGATTCTCGGCGGTGTGGGCGTGAGCGGCGCGCCGTCGGGCGAGCAGGACGAGAAGTGCGCCCGCGCGGGCATGGACGCGATCGCGTTCGAGCTCGAGACCGTCGGTTCCTGA
- a CDS encoding amylo-alpha-1,6-glucosidase has protein sequence MEECAREAEALLRRNLTPHGVLAATRSPRAEARRYTRIFARDAGICALAMALSEDAALVSGARASLLTLARHQADNGQIPKYVDPEGREPDFWYVGCIDATLWWLIAADFLARHAPEASLSRELASHVDRAVTWLHAQEHPRLFLLQQNEASDWADIMPRSGFVLYTNALWYRVKRLYDLPHADTTRHHANHLFHPFSRDLPEYRRLRLLTHYARQRARNRDLYLSFVNFSFFGDEGDVYGNLLAILFGLAEPAQAQAVLGALERSQVHEPWPVRVTCEPIRQGDPLWRDYMARHRQNFEHQYHNGGGWPYVGGFWVMALAALGREERARQQLVRLAEANRVNRWEFNEWFHGLSGEPCGMPGQSWNAATFLLAREAFAGRALFEI, from the coding sequence GTGGAGGAGTGCGCGCGCGAGGCCGAGGCGCTCCTGCGCCGCAACCTCACGCCCCATGGCGTCCTCGCGGCGACCCGTTCACCCCGGGCCGAGGCGCGCCGCTACACCCGCATCTTCGCGCGCGACGCCGGGATCTGTGCGCTTGCGATGGCGCTCAGCGAGGACGCGGCGCTCGTGTCCGGCGCGCGGGCAAGCCTCCTCACGCTGGCGCGCCACCAGGCCGACAACGGCCAGATCCCGAAATACGTCGATCCCGAAGGCCGCGAGCCGGACTTCTGGTACGTCGGCTGCATCGATGCGACGCTCTGGTGGCTCATTGCCGCCGATTTCCTCGCCCGGCACGCCCCCGAGGCGTCGCTTTCCCGCGAGCTGGCCTCGCACGTCGATCGCGCCGTCACCTGGCTGCACGCACAGGAGCACCCGCGGCTCTTTCTGCTCCAGCAGAACGAGGCGAGCGACTGGGCGGACATCATGCCCCGCTCGGGCTTCGTGCTGTACACGAACGCGCTGTGGTACCGCGTGAAGCGGCTCTACGACCTGCCGCACGCCGATACCACGCGCCATCACGCGAACCACCTGTTCCATCCGTTTTCGCGCGATCTCCCGGAATACCGGCGGCTGCGGCTGCTCACCCATTACGCGCGCCAGCGCGCCCGCAACCGCGATCTCTACCTGAGCTTCGTGAACTTCTCGTTTTTCGGCGACGAGGGCGACGTGTACGGGAATCTCCTCGCAATCCTGTTCGGGCTTGCCGAGCCCGCGCAGGCGCAGGCCGTCCTCGGCGCGCTCGAGCGGTCGCAGGTGCACGAGCCGTGGCCCGTGCGCGTGACCTGCGAGCCGATCCGGCAGGGCGATCCGCTCTGGCGCGATTACATGGCCCGCCATCGGCAGAACTTCGAGCACCAGTACCACAACGGCGGCGGCTGGCCGTATGTAGGCGGTTTCTGGGTCATGGCGCTCGCGGCGCTGGGCCGGGAGGAGAGGGCGCGCCAGCAGCTCGTGCGACTCGCCGAAGCGAACCGCGTGAACCGGTGGGAGTTCAACGAGTGGTTTCACGGCCTGAGCGGCGAGCCGTGCGGAATGCCGGGCCAGTCCTGGAACGCCGCGACGTTTCTGCTCGCGCGCGAAGCGTTTGCGGGACGGGCGCTGTTCGAGATTTGA
- a CDS encoding YihY/virulence factor BrkB family protein has protein sequence MTTTFTKSRYGRRASDRPLRGGWKGIFYRLGRALYEDTLITYASSAAFFAFLTLFPALAATLSLTGLVFSSALVESSLSGVRGLMPEAVVGLLRAQIDSIVSFSRPGLGFTLLMSLLFTFWSASQGMKALMHGLNAAYGAHEWRSALRLNSVALALGMGAVLFAMAALAVIAALPPVLAVLGPGAQAFRFLRWPLLAVAAFGALAVLYRYGPAYHAPRWRFVTIGAGIATTVWILASVGFSLYVSSASAYNAVYGALGTIVLLLLWFYLGAWIVLVGAEFNAALEHRHALYPGDESD, from the coding sequence ATGACCACGACGTTCACGAAGAGCCGGTACGGCCGGCGCGCCTCGGACCGCCCGCTCCGCGGCGGGTGGAAGGGCATCTTCTATCGTCTCGGGCGGGCGCTCTACGAGGACACGCTCATCACCTATGCCTCCAGCGCCGCCTTCTTCGCGTTCCTCACGCTTTTTCCGGCCCTCGCGGCGACCCTCTCCCTCACCGGGCTCGTCTTCTCCAGCGCGCTGGTCGAATCGTCGCTTTCGGGCGTCCGCGGGCTCATGCCGGAAGCGGTGGTCGGGTTGCTGCGGGCGCAGATCGATTCGATCGTCAGCTTCTCGCGCCCCGGTCTCGGCTTCACCCTGCTGATGAGCCTGCTCTTCACCTTCTGGAGCGCGTCACAGGGGATGAAGGCGCTGATGCACGGGCTGAATGCCGCCTACGGCGCGCACGAATGGCGTTCGGCGCTCAGGCTCAACTCCGTTGCCCTCGCTCTGGGCATGGGCGCGGTCTTGTTCGCCATGGCGGCGCTCGCCGTCATTGCCGCGCTGCCTCCGGTGCTCGCCGTCCTCGGCCCGGGCGCGCAGGCGTTCCGATTCCTGCGCTGGCCGCTGCTCGCCGTCGCCGCGTTCGGGGCGCTCGCCGTGCTGTACCGTTACGGGCCGGCCTACCACGCGCCACGCTGGCGCTTCGTGACGATAGGCGCCGGGATCGCGACCACGGTCTGGATCCTGGCCTCGGTCGGCTTCTCGCTGTACGTCTCCAGCGCGAGCGCCTACAACGCCGTCTACGGAGCGCTCGGCACGATCGTCCTCCTGCTCCTCTGGTTCTACCTCGGCGCGTGGATCGTGCTGGTCGGCGCGGAGTTCAACGCCGCGCTCGAGCATCGTCACGCGCTCTACCCGGGGGATGAGAGCGATTGA
- a CDS encoding cation diffusion facilitator family transporter: protein MLGLRSSPTAPVTRDSLTRFAWLSIAAAIATIVLKGIAWWLTGSVGLLSDALESFVNLGAGLLALWMLTIAARPADAEHPFGHGKAEYFSSGAEGTMILAAAASIATAALPRLFEPRPLERIGVGLAVSAVAAAVNLSVAQVLRHAGRRHRSITLQADGDHLMTDVWTSVGVIAAVTAVAYTGWLRLDPLIALVVAGYIAWTGLGLIRRSVRGLMDYALPAEETARVTAILDRYGPQGVAYHALRTREAGHRRFITFHLLVPGAWSVERGHALLEEIEAEIREALPHANVLGHLEPVEHTSSYEDMELDR, encoded by the coding sequence ATGCTTGGGCTCCGCTCCTCGCCGACGGCGCCCGTGACCCGCGATTCATTGACCCGCTTCGCCTGGCTCTCGATCGCGGCGGCCATTGCAACCATCGTTCTCAAGGGCATTGCCTGGTGGCTCACCGGGTCGGTCGGACTGCTGTCCGACGCGCTCGAGTCGTTCGTCAATCTGGGCGCCGGCCTGCTGGCGTTGTGGATGCTGACCATCGCCGCCCGCCCCGCCGATGCGGAGCACCCCTTTGGTCACGGGAAGGCGGAGTACTTTTCGAGCGGCGCGGAGGGCACGATGATCCTCGCGGCGGCGGCGAGCATCGCGACGGCCGCTCTGCCCCGCCTTTTCGAGCCGCGCCCGCTCGAGCGCATCGGCGTGGGCCTCGCCGTGTCGGCCGTGGCGGCGGCCGTGAACCTCTCGGTCGCGCAGGTGCTCCGGCACGCCGGCAGACGTCACCGCAGCATCACGCTCCAGGCGGACGGCGATCATCTGATGACGGACGTCTGGACCTCGGTCGGCGTGATCGCCGCCGTGACGGCCGTCGCGTACACCGGTTGGCTGCGGCTCGACCCGCTGATCGCGCTCGTCGTCGCCGGCTACATCGCCTGGACCGGGCTGGGCCTGATCCGGCGCTCGGTGAGGGGCCTCATGGACTACGCGTTGCCGGCCGAAGAAACGGCGCGCGTCACCGCGATCCTCGATCGCTACGGCCCGCAAGGCGTCGCCTACCACGCGCTGCGCACGCGCGAGGCGGGGCACCGGCGTTTCATTACGTTCCACCTCCTGGTGCCCGGGGCATGGAGCGTGGAGCGCGGTCATGCGCTGCTCGAGGAGATCGAGGCGGAAATCCGCGAGGCCCTTCCGCACGCCAATGTGCTCGGGCATCTGGAGCCGGTCGAGCATACGAGCTCCTATGAAGACATGGAGCTCGACCGGTGA
- a CDS encoding glycine zipper 2TM domain-containing protein, giving the protein MKIAAGAVVVLSAVGVGVMTGLIPGVSSQDNPPPAVQAAAQTPTTTSEPKPVAREPVRVAAAKPAARATKTAAPACGNCGVIESVNAVEVQGQATGAGAVAGAIGGLIVGNQIGSGRGKTLAKVAGAAGGAYAGHQIEKNVRKTVEYQVVVRRDDGTMQTIVQPGNDGLSAGARVRIVDGVVVRD; this is encoded by the coding sequence GTGAAGATCGCCGCCGGCGCCGTGGTCGTCCTGTCGGCCGTCGGCGTCGGTGTGATGACCGGGTTGATCCCGGGCGTTTCCTCGCAGGACAACCCGCCGCCCGCCGTGCAGGCGGCAGCGCAGACTCCGACGACGACTTCCGAGCCCAAGCCGGTGGCCAGGGAGCCCGTCCGCGTCGCCGCCGCCAAACCGGCGGCACGGGCGACGAAGACCGCCGCTCCGGCGTGCGGCAACTGCGGCGTGATCGAATCGGTCAATGCGGTCGAGGTGCAAGGTCAGGCGACCGGTGCGGGTGCGGTCGCGGGCGCCATCGGCGGGCTGATCGTCGGCAATCAGATCGGCAGCGGACGAGGGAAGACGCTCGCCAAGGTCGCCGGTGCAGCCGGCGGCGCTTACGCGGGGCATCAGATCGAGAAGAACGTCCGAAAGACGGTCGAGTATCAGGTTGTCGTGCGCAGGGACGATGGCACGATGCAGACGATCGTTCAGCCGGGCAACGATGGCCTGAGCGCCGGGGCGCGCGTGCGGATCGTCGATGGCGTCGTCGTGCGGGACTGA
- a CDS encoding ABC transporter transmembrane domain-containing protein, with translation MARRAPITEQRPSSRNLRVLARLFAFVRPYRAALAGALAALLVAAGAVLGFGLVLQRVVDQGLSSGSVGALNHALLLFLVVVTVMAVSVAARVYLVTWIGERVVADIRKAVFAQVLRLDPTFFEVTRTGEVISRITTDTSLLQVVVGSTLAIAARNALLIAGGLAMLIVTSPKLALLVLLGVPVVILPLWLLGHRVRGFSRASQDRIADVGAYVDEVLHGIRTVQAFCHEAVDRVRYGQHVEAAFAAAVQRSRASALLTALVMLLTFGAISVVLWVGGHDVVAGRLTGGELSAFVFYAVLVAGSVGALSEIAGELLRAAGATERLLELLDTEPRITSPVHPLALPGPARGRLELGRVTFRYPSRPDAKALDDVSFTLEPGENVALVGPSGAGKSTVLQLLLRFYDPESGTIRFDGVDVRDADPRALRRRIALVPQDPVIFGADAWENIRYGHESVTDDDVRRAAEAAHATEFLDRLPQGFATFLGERGVRLSGGQRQRIAIARAILRDPALLLLDEATSALDAESERLVQDALARLMRHRTTLIIAHRLATVRRVDRILVMDRGRIAASGRHEQLMAEQGLYARLAALQFRAMPAAETLNAPVGA, from the coding sequence ATGGCGCGTCGCGCGCCGATCACCGAGCAGCGGCCGAGCAGCCGGAACCTGCGGGTGCTCGCGCGCCTGTTCGCGTTCGTGCGTCCCTATCGCGCCGCGCTCGCCGGCGCACTGGCGGCGCTGCTTGTCGCCGCCGGTGCCGTGCTCGGATTCGGGCTGGTCCTGCAACGCGTCGTCGACCAGGGATTGAGCAGCGGCTCGGTCGGCGCGCTGAACCATGCCCTGCTCCTTTTCCTCGTGGTGGTGACGGTGATGGCGGTCTCGGTCGCCGCGCGCGTCTACCTCGTGACCTGGATCGGGGAACGCGTGGTCGCCGACATCCGCAAAGCGGTCTTCGCCCAGGTGCTGCGGCTCGACCCGACGTTCTTCGAGGTCACGCGAACGGGCGAGGTCATCTCGCGGATCACCACCGACACGTCGCTCCTGCAGGTCGTGGTCGGCTCGACGCTCGCGATCGCGGCGCGCAACGCGCTCCTCATCGCCGGCGGCCTCGCCATGCTGATCGTGACGAGCCCGAAGCTCGCCCTGCTGGTGCTGCTCGGCGTGCCCGTGGTGATCCTGCCCCTCTGGCTGCTGGGCCACCGGGTGCGCGGGTTCTCGCGCGCGAGCCAGGACCGTATCGCCGACGTCGGCGCCTACGTCGACGAGGTGCTGCACGGCATCCGCACCGTGCAGGCGTTCTGCCACGAGGCCGTCGACCGTGTACGCTACGGGCAGCACGTGGAAGCGGCCTTCGCCGCCGCCGTGCAGCGCTCGCGCGCGAGCGCGCTCCTCACGGCGCTGGTGATGCTGCTCACGTTCGGCGCCATCAGCGTGGTCCTCTGGGTCGGCGGGCACGACGTGGTCGCCGGGCGTCTCACCGGCGGGGAGCTGTCGGCGTTCGTGTTCTACGCCGTGCTGGTGGCCGGCTCGGTGGGCGCATTGAGCGAGATCGCGGGCGAGCTGCTGCGCGCCGCCGGCGCCACCGAACGCCTGCTCGAGCTCCTCGACACCGAGCCGCGCATCACCTCGCCGGTGCACCCGCTCGCCCTGCCCGGGCCCGCGCGCGGGCGGCTCGAGCTCGGGCGGGTCACCTTCCGGTATCCCTCGCGACCGGACGCCAAGGCGCTCGACGACGTCTCGTTCACGCTCGAGCCGGGCGAAAACGTCGCGCTCGTCGGGCCGTCGGGCGCCGGCAAGTCGACCGTGCTCCAGCTCCTGCTGCGGTTCTACGATCCGGAATCGGGCACGATCCGCTTCGACGGCGTCGACGTGCGTGACGCCGATCCGCGCGCGCTTCGCCGGCGCATCGCGCTCGTGCCGCAGGACCCGGTGATCTTCGGCGCGGACGCGTGGGAGAACATCCGCTACGGCCACGAGAGCGTCACCGACGACGACGTGCGCCGCGCGGCGGAGGCGGCGCACGCGACCGAGTTCCTCGACCGGCTGCCACAGGGATTCGCGACGTTCCTCGGCGAACGCGGCGTGCGGCTCTCCGGCGGGCAGCGCCAGCGCATCGCGATCGCGCGCGCCATCCTGCGCGACCCGGCGCTGCTGCTCCTCGACGAGGCGACGAGCGCGCTCGACGCGGAAAGCGAGCGCCTGGTGCAGGACGCGCTCGCGCGCCTGATGCGCCACCGTACGACCTTGATCATCGCGCACCGTCTCGCGACCGTGCGCCGCGTCGACCGCATCCTGGTGATGGATCGCGGCCGCATCGCGGCGAGCGGCCGGCACGAGCAGCTCATGGCCGAGCAGGGTCTGTACGCGCGGCTCGCCGCCCTGCAGTTCCGCGCGATGCCCGCGGCGGAAACCCTGAACGCTCCGGTCGGAGCCTGA
- a CDS encoding c-type cytochrome: MPTRLTKSAARNIFYGGSAFFLLLYIGLTAHSHYYMVNDSTGGAPLTESVERGKHVWEKHSCINCHTILGEGAYFAPELGNVWVRYGGRDNPDGARAGLKAWMKAQPTGVPGRRQMPQFNLTEQELDDLIDFLRWTSLINTQGWPPNDAG, translated from the coding sequence ATGCCCACGCGCCTGACGAAGTCCGCCGCCCGCAATATCTTCTACGGCGGCTCGGCGTTCTTCCTGCTGCTCTATATCGGCCTGACCGCGCACAGCCATTACTACATGGTGAACGACTCGACCGGCGGCGCGCCCCTGACCGAATCGGTGGAGCGCGGCAAGCACGTCTGGGAGAAGCACTCCTGCATCAACTGCCACACGATCCTCGGCGAGGGCGCCTACTTCGCGCCGGAGCTCGGCAATGTCTGGGTGCGCTACGGCGGGCGGGACAACCCCGACGGCGCCCGCGCCGGCCTCAAGGCGTGGATGAAGGCGCAACCGACCGGCGTGCCCGGCCGCCGGCAGATGCCGCAGTTCAACCTGACGGAGCAGGAGCTCGATGACCTCATCGACTTCCTGCGCTGGACCAGCCTGATCAACACCCAGGGCTGGCCGCCGAACGACGCCGGTTGA
- a CDS encoding cbb3-type cytochrome c oxidase subunit I codes for MKYATQRIAYPYIVVALVLFALQVIFGVLAGTVYVMPHFLADVLPFSILRMVHTNALIFWTLLGFFAAAYYLVPEEAEREIESPMLAYVQLAILTIGGVASIVGYLFGYHGGREFLEQPLWVKVGIVVAALIFLYNISMTVLKGRKTVVATILLIGLWGTALFFLFAFYNPANLAVDKLYWWDVVHIWVENVWMLIMASVLAFMMIKLTGVDREVIEKWLYVIAALILVSGLIGTGHHYYWIGAPAYWQWLGSIFSTLEVVPLFALVFFAFMMVWRGGREHPNKAALLWALGTVVAAFFGAGVWGFMHTLSFVNFYTHGTQITAAHGHHAYYGAYVSINLAMFTYMMPHLRSFRLPYNQILNMWSFWLMTPAIFFMTFTLTFAGVVQVHLQRVMGMNYMAAQQQLDLFYWMRLGAGAVVMIGAFLFIYATLGPAKREEPAYMARVPEVTGGETV; via the coding sequence ATGAAATACGCCACGCAGCGCATCGCCTATCCGTACATCGTCGTCGCGCTCGTCCTTTTCGCACTGCAGGTCATATTCGGCGTGCTCGCCGGCACCGTTTATGTCATGCCGCATTTCCTGGCCGACGTGCTGCCGTTCAGCATCCTGCGGATGGTGCACACCAACGCGCTCATCTTCTGGACGCTCCTCGGTTTCTTCGCCGCCGCCTATTACCTCGTTCCCGAGGAGGCCGAGCGGGAGATCGAGAGTCCGATGCTCGCGTACGTGCAGCTCGCGATCCTCACGATCGGCGGCGTCGCCTCCATCGTCGGTTACCTGTTCGGTTATCACGGCGGCCGGGAGTTTCTGGAGCAGCCGCTGTGGGTGAAGGTCGGCATCGTCGTCGCGGCGCTCATCTTCCTCTACAACATCAGCATGACGGTGCTGAAGGGCCGCAAGACGGTGGTGGCGACGATCCTCCTGATCGGCCTGTGGGGCACGGCGCTCTTTTTCCTGTTCGCGTTCTACAACCCGGCGAACCTCGCGGTCGACAAGCTCTACTGGTGGGACGTGGTCCACATCTGGGTGGAAAACGTGTGGATGCTGATCATGGCGTCGGTGCTCGCGTTCATGATGATCAAGCTGACCGGCGTCGACCGCGAGGTGATCGAGAAGTGGCTCTACGTCATCGCGGCGCTGATCCTGGTGTCCGGCCTGATCGGCACCGGGCATCACTACTACTGGATCGGCGCGCCCGCATACTGGCAGTGGCTGGGCAGCATCTTCTCGACGCTCGAGGTCGTGCCGCTCTTCGCGCTGGTGTTCTTCGCGTTCATGATGGTCTGGCGGGGCGGGCGCGAGCACCCGAACAAGGCGGCGCTCCTGTGGGCGCTCGGCACCGTGGTGGCGGCCTTCTTCGGCGCCGGGGTGTGGGGCTTCATGCACACGCTCTCGTTCGTCAACTTCTACACCCACGGCACGCAGATCACCGCGGCGCACGGCCACCACGCCTACTACGGAGCCTACGTCTCGATCAACCTCGCGATGTTCACCTACATGATGCCGCACCTGCGCAGCTTTCGGCTGCCGTACAACCAGATCCTCAACATGTGGAGCTTCTGGCTGATGACGCCGGCGATCTTCTTCATGACCTTCACCCTGACCTTCGCCGGCGTGGTGCAGGTGCACCTGCAGCGGGTCATGGGCATGAACTACATGGCGGCACAGCAGCAGCTCGACCTGTTCTACTGGATGCGCCTCGGCGCGGGCGCGGTCGTCATGATCGGCGCCTTCCTCTTCATTTACGCCACGCTCGGCCCGGCGAAGCGCGAGGAGCCGGCGTACATGGCCCGGGTCCCCGAGGTCACGGGAGGCGAGACCGTATGA
- a CDS encoding CbbQ/NirQ/NorQ/GpvN family protein → MTRGANLAMAEREIPFYQPLGEECALFEHAYRRRLPLLLKGPTGCGKTRFVTHMAARLGRACYTVACHDDLTAADLTGRYLLRGGDTVWVDGPLTRAVREGAICYLDEVVEARKDVTVVLHPLTDDRRVLPLERTGELLEASEGFMLVVSYNPGYQNILKNLKPSTRQRFLALEFGFPPPELETAIVARESGLAKERCAALVRLAHRLRELKEQDLEEGVSTRLLVYCATLISAGVSPDFAVRTALIEPLTDDPDVKAGLLEVVRAAYG, encoded by the coding sequence ATGACGCGTGGAGCAAACCTGGCGATGGCGGAGCGCGAAATCCCGTTCTACCAGCCGTTGGGCGAGGAGTGCGCCCTGTTCGAGCACGCCTACCGCCGCCGGCTGCCCTTGCTTCTCAAGGGGCCGACCGGCTGCGGCAAGACGCGCTTCGTCACCCACATGGCGGCCCGCCTCGGGCGGGCGTGCTACACGGTCGCGTGCCACGACGACCTCACCGCCGCCGATCTCACCGGCCGCTATCTCCTCCGCGGCGGGGACACCGTGTGGGTGGACGGCCCGCTCACGCGCGCGGTGCGCGAGGGCGCGATCTGCTATCTCGACGAGGTGGTGGAGGCGCGCAAGGACGTGACGGTGGTGCTGCATCCGTTGACGGACGACCGGCGGGTGCTTCCGCTCGAGCGCACCGGCGAGCTGCTCGAGGCGTCGGAGGGGTTCATGCTCGTCGTCTCCTACAACCCGGGCTATCAGAACATCCTGAAGAACCTGAAGCCGAGCACCCGTCAGCGCTTCCTCGCGCTCGAGTTCGGTTTCCCCCCGCCGGAGCTCGAGACCGCGATCGTCGCGCGGGAAAGCGGCCTCGCGAAGGAGCGCTGCGCCGCGCTGGTGCGCCTCGCGCACCGGTTGCGCGAGCTCAAGGAGCAGGATCTGGAGGAGGGCGTGTCCACGAGGCTGCTCGTCTACTGCGCGACGCTGATCAGCGCCGGCGTGAGCCCGGACTTCGCCGTGCGCACCGCCCTCATCGAGCCGCTGACCGACGACCCCGACGTGAAGGCGGGCCTGCTCGAGGTGGTGCGGGCGGCGTACGGCTGA
- a CDS encoding nitric oxide reductase activation protein NorD, whose product MSFWELQETVGRYWHRWAGAAASYPHHPQAAVRLEELSARLAVFYRGLGGSGGVRLAGGGPVASRHRLRLRQRLGLGDEERLERPAFDGETLTLPERVDCFPDRSLNVQLYFWLAAFFAHAPDAWPRSDDALQRDVLALRLADRATRHVLRDWPGLRASHSALSRAARAMRGRRALAGVEAGLEEVVVHLLGDEPPKSDAGRALLAAVRGEPDGVPRLSAPRGYRPFLPAPIWGVVIERHRSRTGSRGEEPGGGGADGGERRLQARRRGLDESRRRDALVMFPLEHVPMLAEMANLNRPVEDDDLEGARQAAEALDEIALGSHEARASTRLRLDLDVGSETVATGALAGERTYPEWDYTRRRYLPDHCRVLAEPATEEGSDWQPDAEARRRIRAVRRQFEALRPKRQVFPAQRDGAELDLNALVRSHTDRLAGGPGSDRVYLEARNAERDLAVAILVDASLSADSWVDNRRVLDVEKEAVLCLSHGLAACGDDHGIYAFTSRKRHAVTVRTIKEFEDPLNAVVRRRLEALTPGYYTRMGAAVRHVAARLAERVNRHRLLLLLTDGKPNDLDHYEGRYGVEDTRRAIREARRQGLAVFGITVDRKARDYFPYLFGGGAYAIVGRVARLPAALPALYRQITR is encoded by the coding sequence GTGAGCTTCTGGGAGCTGCAGGAGACCGTCGGGCGATACTGGCACCGGTGGGCCGGCGCCGCGGCGAGTTACCCGCATCACCCGCAAGCCGCGGTCCGTCTCGAGGAGCTGAGTGCACGCCTCGCCGTCTTTTACCGCGGCCTCGGCGGGTCGGGCGGCGTGCGCCTGGCCGGCGGCGGTCCGGTCGCCTCGCGCCATCGCTTGAGGCTCCGCCAGCGACTGGGGCTCGGCGACGAGGAGCGCCTCGAGCGACCGGCCTTCGACGGGGAGACGCTGACGCTGCCCGAGCGCGTCGATTGTTTTCCGGACCGATCGCTCAACGTACAGCTGTACTTCTGGCTCGCCGCCTTCTTCGCGCATGCGCCCGATGCGTGGCCGCGGAGCGACGATGCCTTGCAGCGCGATGTCCTCGCGCTCCGGCTGGCTGACCGTGCGACGCGGCATGTGTTGCGGGACTGGCCTGGCCTCAGGGCGTCCCACTCGGCGCTCTCCCGGGCGGCGCGCGCGATGCGGGGGCGGCGCGCGCTTGCCGGCGTCGAGGCGGGGCTCGAGGAAGTCGTCGTGCATCTGCTCGGCGACGAGCCGCCGAAGAGCGATGCCGGCCGCGCGCTCCTCGCGGCGGTGCGCGGAGAGCCCGACGGCGTTCCGCGCCTGAGCGCCCCGCGCGGCTACCGCCCGTTTTTGCCTGCCCCGATCTGGGGGGTCGTCATCGAACGTCATCGATCCCGGACCGGAAGCCGCGGCGAGGAGCCGGGCGGAGGCGGCGCCGACGGCGGCGAGCGCCGGCTGCAGGCCAGGCGCCGCGGACTGGACGAAAGCCGCCGCCGGGACGCGCTCGTGATGTTTCCGCTCGAGCATGTCCCGATGCTGGCGGAGATGGCGAACCTCAATCGGCCGGTCGAGGACGACGACCTCGAGGGCGCGCGACAGGCGGCCGAGGCGCTCGACGAGATCGCTCTGGGCAGCCACGAGGCCAGGGCGAGCACCCGCCTCAGGCTCGATCTCGACGTCGGCAGCGAGACCGTCGCGACCGGCGCGCTTGCCGGGGAACGCACGTATCCCGAGTGGGACTACACGCGACGGCGCTACCTCCCCGATCATTGCCGCGTGCTCGCCGAGCCGGCCACCGAGGAGGGCAGCGACTGGCAACCCGACGCCGAAGCGCGGCGGCGCATTCGCGCGGTTCGACGCCAGTTCGAGGCGCTGCGTCCGAAGCGACAGGTGTTCCCGGCGCAGCGCGACGGCGCCGAGCTGGATCTGAACGCCCTCGTGCGCTCGCACACCGACCGCCTCGCCGGCGGCCCCGGCTCGGATCGCGTCTATCTCGAGGCGCGCAACGCCGAGCGCGATCTCGCCGTCGCCATCCTGGTCGACGCCTCCCTCTCGGCCGACAGCTGGGTGGACAACCGTCGCGTGCTCGACGTGGAGAAGGAGGCGGTGCTCTGTCTCAGCCACGGTCTCGCCGCCTGCGGCGATGACCACGGGATCTACGCCTTCACTTCCCGCAAGCGTCACGCCGTGACGGTGCGCACGATCAAGGAGTTCGAGGATCCGCTGAACGCCGTCGTGCGTCGGCGTCTGGAAGCGCTGACACCGGGGTACTACACCCGGATGGGCGCGGCCGTCCGGCACGTGGCCGCCCGGCTCGCGGAAAGGGTGAACCGCCATCGCCTGCTGCTCCTGCTGACCGACGGCAAGCCGAACGATCTCGACCACTACGAGGGCCGCTACGGCGTCGAGGACACCCGCCGCGCGATCCGCGAGGCGCGCCGGCAGGGGTTGGCGGTCTTCGGCATCACCGTCGATCGCAAGGCGCGCGACTATTTCCCCTATCTGTTCGGAGGCGGGGCTTACGCCATCGTCGGACGCGTGGCACGGCTGCCCGCGGCGCTTCCCGCGCTCTATCGGCAGATCACCCGCTGA